The genomic interval TCTAAAATTTTCGTATCAATTGTATCAATTTGCTGACGTAGCTGAGGCAAAGGAATAATATCAGAAGTCATTTTTTTGGTCATGGTTGTTTAAACCCCTTTAAGACGTTTTTTCAAATTCTGCCATAAACTCAATGAGGGCATCAATTCCAGAATCCGTCATTGCATTATAGATACTTGCACGCATTCCTCCAACAAGGCGATGACCTTTCAATCCCACTAATCTATTGGCCGTTGCGCCCGCTAAAAAGGCTTTATCTAAGGCCGCATCATTTAGAACAAAAGGGATGTTCATTCGTGAACGATGAATCGTATTAACGGGGTTTGAATATAAGGTTGAATTATCAATCGCGTGATAAAGTTTAGTTGCTTGAGCTTTATTTTGCTTTTCTATTGCAGCCACACCGCCTTGTGCTTTTAACCATTTCATCACTAAGCCCACTAAATACCAGTTATAGGTTGCAGGGGTATTTAACATTGAATCATTTTTAGCTTGTTTCGCGTAATCAAATATGTCGGGAAGGGATGGATCGACCTGACCGATTAAATCATCACGAACGATGACCACGGTTACGCCACTCGGCCCCATATTTTTTTGTGTGCCAGCATAAATAAGGCCATAACGACTCACATCCACGGAGCGCGATAGAATGTTAGATGACATATCACAGACTAATGGAATGTCTTTAATTTCAGGGATGGTTTGAAACTCAACCCCTTGAATGGTTTCATTGCTGGTGTAATGTAAGTAAGCGGCATCGGAATCAAGCGTCCATTCACTTAGCGCGGGAATATCGGTAAAGTTTGATTCTTCCCCTGTTGCCGAAAGAATGACATCACAATAGTTTTTTGCGGCCTTTATGGCTTTGGTTGACCACGCGCCTGTGTTAACGTAACAAGCTTTGGTTTTACCGCGTAAAATATTTTGAGGAATAAAAGAAAACTGACCCGTCGCGCCGCCTTGGAGAAATAAGACTTTATAATTATCAGGAATAGCAAGGAGTTCAATTAAATCGGCTTTAAAGGCTTCGGCGATTGACATAAACTCTTTACCGCGATGACTCATTTCCATGACGGATAGGCCACTGCCCTGCCAATCTAATAATTCTGTTTGAGCTTGTTTTAAAACGTCTTCTGGAAGTACCGAAGGGCCTGCGCTAAAATTAAATGCTCTTGACATTAATAGGATTCCTTACGTTGAATGTTAAATAAAAATAAATGGGGATAGTGTAGCATGTATTTTTTGATAAGAATCAAGTGGAGTATAAGCTTAGGGTGTTTTTTAACAGGGCCTAGTAATTTTTGTGAATGATGGTTTTATTTTAACGTTAAATGGGGTGGTATTGGTTACCCTATACATTTTTTTCAAGTGAAGAACGTTTGTTATTTTTTATTTAATGAGAACGTGTGAACTCTTTAGACCTAACAGCTAGAGAACGGGGTTGATTATTTTTAAAAATGAGTGATTTTTATGACGGTAATTGCTTACAAACACACGATAGAATAAGGGTTTTATTGTTTGAATAAAATCTGTATTTTTAACGTTTTCAGGTTGAATATCAGGTTTAATTGAGTTTAAAATAGCGGGGTGAATCAGTTTTTTTGTGGTTTAAAAAAAATGATAGAAATAGATTTTAGTATTTTAATACTCTTTAAGAACAGAGCTACTTGCCACGGTTCCTTATTTAATTTAGAGTACCCTTAAAGTTATTATGTGAGTTTTTAAAATGAGATTTAGAATATGTACAAGCAAACAGTCAGTTTATTATTATTAGTCGCGGTAAACTGCCCTCTTTATGCCGATAATCAGCTAGAAGATGACGTGTCAATGGAGGAGTTGATAGGTAAGTCTTTTGAAGAAATAGGACAGTATGTCACAACAGCTTCTAAGATGAAGGAAAAAGTAAGTAAATCTGTTGCGACAACAACTGTTATTGAGCAAAAACAAATTAAAGAAATGGGCGCGCGTAATCTATTAGATATTTTAAAAACTGTGCCTGGTTTTGGCGTTACTCAATCAATTCTAGGTACTCGTCAAATTGAAGTACGTGGTATTAGAACGAATAATTCAGAAAAAATACTATTTCTACTCAATGGTCACCCACTTGATCATCAGTTATTAGGAGCAACTAGTAATTTAACCTACGAAGACCTACCCGTTGGTACGATTAAACGGATAGAAATTGTACGTGGATCTAGTTCAGCATTGTATGGTGCGAATGCTTTCATGGCGGTAGTTAATATTATTACCCAAAACGCTAAAGATTTGGATGGTTTTCATGCATCTGCTGGAATAGGTAGTTTTGACACTCAACAATACCAAGTTTCTTGGGGAAAACTATTTGACAATGGTTTTGAAGCAGCTTTGCATTTTAATTATGCTGATACTAATGGTATTGACTCCCCACTTTATACAGATAATTCTCGTACACTATTGGGAACAAGTAAGCTTACGGAAGAGCGTATTGATTTTGAATGGCAATTAGCTTACGAAGACTTTAAATTTGATGGTCGGTATATAAATAAAAAACAAGGCACGTTTTTTGGAATTACAAATATTCTTAGTGATGATAAAGCAGAGCAAGATTTTAGTAACTACTTTCTTAAATTAAGTCGTGAATGGAAAATTAACAATTCATTTACATTGGACACACAACTTTTCTACGATTCTTTTGACTATGATGTTACGTGGAATATTGCTCCAGATACATATCTTTTTCCCCGTTTTTCTGATACTCGTCTTGGGGGAGAGCTTGTAGCTACCTATGTTTTTAACAACACTCAAACACTAATAGTAGGAGCTTCTTACGCAGAAGAATCACATGAAAACCTTAAAGATAAAATAGGGCGAACTTATTCTTCTTCAATCGATGTGCCTCATACCTCAGCAGAATACAAACGTAGTCGTTGGGGGGTTTACATGCAAGATGTTTGGGATCCAATTAAGGATTTTCGTTTAACTGTAGGTCTGCGCTATGATGAATACAGTGATTTTGGTGGCACATTAAACCCGAGAGTGGGGTTTAATTGGGAATTTAGTGAAGGTTATTCATTACGATTTTCTTATGGAACAGCTTATCGCCCACCATCTGTTGGAGAATTAACCTTAAAAAATAACCCCGTTATACTTGGTAACTCTGCACTTACTCCTGAATTAGTAGAAACACTTGAAGGAGGAGTTATTATACAACCAATAAAAGGATTAACACTTCAAGCAACATATTACTATACTGACATAAATAAAATTATTACTCCCACAGGAACACTGACTCTACAAACTTATAACAATACAGGTCATATCATCACACAAGGCGTTGAAACTGAAATTCGTTATAATTTTATGGACGATTTTTTTAATGGTTCTTATTTGAGTGCTAATGGTGTATGGCAAAATAGTATACAATTGGATCGCCAGTTAGCTGATGTCCCACGTTATCGAGTTAATTTAATGGCTAATTGGGCTATTGATAAAACATGGAGTAGCTTTGCACATGTACTGATTAAAAGTAGTACACCACGAAACTTAGGTGATACACGTGATGATCTGGCAGGTTATGCAGTGGTTAACCTAGGAATACTAGGAAAAAACCTTTTTAATAAACAATTTGACATTGGATTTAATATTCATAATTTATTGAATAAAAAATATTATGATCCAGCTCCACAAAACTTAGATTTTGTAGGTGACTTTCAAGCAGAAGGAATTAGTTTTCTTGGTCATATAGATGTACATTTTTGATTTCTACTCATTACATAAAAATATCTGTTTTTAATTTCCATAGCTTGTAGGGGGATGAGTACACTAAAAGAGTTATAAATAAAATATAAAATAATTATTAAGAGATACTAAAGCGTCTTAATTTTTATTTTGTTAGTATTTAAACTATTGTTTGTGTATAAGTTGAGATTTTATACGAACAATAATCTTTAAAAATATTAGTTAGGTATAAATAAATGCAACCTTTTGAATTACCAGATTTTTATTCGCCTTGGCCTGCACGAATAAACTCAAACCTAAATTCTGCACGGATACATTCTAAAGCATGGGCTTATGAAATGGGCATACTTGGCTCAGAAGAGGATGCAAAAAGTTTAAATATTTGGGATGAACGTACTTTTGATGCTCATGACTATGCTTTACTATGTTCTTATATTCATCCCGATGCCCCAGAAGCTGAGCTTAACCTAATAACTAATTGGTATGTTTGGATATTTTTTTTCGACGATCATTTTTTAGAAATATATAAACGTAGTCATGACATAACGGGAGCAAAAGAATATCTTGATCGCTTACCTTCCTTTATGCCTATACATCCTATAGAATCAGTACCGATTCCAACAAACCCTGTAGAGAATGGATTAGCAAATTTATGGCCGCTTACTGCATTTACTAAATCAGAACAATGGCGAGTACGTTTTTTTGATAATACTAAGAATCAATTTGATGCTTCTTTATGTGAACTTGCTAATATTAACCAAGAGAGAATACCTAACCCCATCGAATTTATTGAAATGCGAAGAGTAGTTGGTGGCGCATTGTGGTCATCTGACCTCACTGAACATGCCATGTTTGTGGAAATATCTGCTGAAATTACAACCACTCGCTCAATACGTGTATTGAAAGATAGTTTTGCTGATGCAGTGCATTTACGTAATGATATATTCTCTTACCAAAGAGAAATAGAAGAGGAAGGTGAAAATTCAAATTGTGTTTTAGTATTTGAAAAATTTTTCAATATTGGAGTGCAACATGCTGTCAATATTACTAATGATTTACTTACATCTAGATTGCAACAATTTGAGCATACAGCAATTACCGAGTTGCCATTACTTATCGAAAGGTATGCGATAGATTCAGCAGAATATGCTGAAATTATTTTATTTGTTAAAGGACTTCAAGATTTTCAATCAGGTGCTCACGAATGGCATATGCGTTCTAGTCGCTACATGAATAAAAAGACGAATACAAGTGGGTCAACAGGGCTAGGTACATCAGCGGTTGATATTAATTCTTTATATGGGTCTCTAGGTCTAGCACGGTTCAAAAACTATACTCATACTCATTATCAGTCTGTAGGCTCGACTACATTGCCAAATTTTTATATGCCCTTCTCTACGAGCTTAAATCCTCATTTAAAGGCAGCCCAAAAACACTCAAAAGATTGGGCGAAACAAATGGGAATGCTAGATCCTTTACGTAATAGACCTGATATTTTTGTTTGGGATGAGCGTAAATTTGATGCGGGTGGCTTGGCTTTATACAGTGCGTTAATTTGTCCAAATTCTTCAGTCTCTCAATTGAAACAGATAGCATCTTGGGTGACTTGGGGAACTTATGTGGATGATTATTTCACACGGTTATACGCTGGAGTCCATTATGATATGGTAGGAGCTAAAATTTTTGTTGCTAGATTAGCTGATTTCATGCCAGTCAACTCGGCTAGGGCTATGCCTGTTGCGACTAATCCTGTAGAATTTGGGCTATTGGACTTATGGAGTAATTCCACTAAAAAATTATCTAACGATAATTGTTGCTCATTATGCTCTACTATTAAAGACTTTGTTGAAAGTATGTTATGGGAACTTGCAAACCATATACAAAATAAAATTCCAGATCCTGTAGATTATGTTGAGATGCGTAGAAAAACATATGGTTGGGAATTGATAAAAATGTTTACTCAGCAGGTAGATCAAAATGAAGGTATTTTATCTAAAGTATATCGTACGAGAACAATGCAGGAAATAAGCAATGTAGCAATTGATTATATTTGGCTAACTAATGATATTTTTTCATATCAAAAAGAAATAGAATTTGAAGGGGAATTGCATAATGGGGTATTAGTTGCTCAATGCTTTCTTAATTGCAGTCGAATTCAAGCTGTTAAATTTCTTAATAATTTAATGGTTGCTAGAATGCAACAGTTTGAATATCTTATTACTAATGACTTGCAAAATATTTTTGAAAAATTCAGCCTAGATGAAAAGAGCCTTGAAAAATTATCAAAATATATTGAAGGGTTACAATATTTAATGTGTGGAAATCTTCAATGGCATCTAACGGTAGATCGCTATAAAGAATTCGAATTAAAAAATGAACAAGTGAGGTCAAGAAGACCTATTGAAAATTTTTCTGGGTTAGGTATGTCAGCGGCACAAATTACAACATTATTAAAAATAAAAAGAACAGAAGTACCCTCTCTACCCTTAGACCTAAAAATTAATAACATAAATTCAGATAAATTAGGTACTTCAGCAATACAAATTATAGATTTATTAAAAAATACTGAACGTTAAAACGGTTATAGTTTTACTTTTTAGTTTAGTAAGGTGAAAGTCTCACAAAGTAGAAGTCGGTACTTTAATTTTGAACGTAGTTAGTTAGACGTTTTGGTTTGTTCTTAATCACCTACTATTTTTTCTAGTGATTATTAGTATAAAAAACAACTAATTAACTTTAAACGTAGTTAAAACAACATTTTTATATAGAGGTTAATATGGCTGAAAATAATTATTTTAGTAGCGCAGATGCGCGTTCAATGGCAGAAGTAACCCAGTCCCCCTTACAATTACAAGGGGTTACTTCGCAATGGTTGTTAAAGGTATTACCGTGGGTTGATGTAACCGCTGGGGTTTATCAAGTAAATCGTACCGTGTACGATGAAAAGAAGAAAGAAGTTATTCAAACATCATCTGAATGCAATCATGATAAACCTGTTATTACTTTACCAAGAACAGCGTCTTTTCCTGAAATGACACCTGCCCCTCGGGTTTATGAGTTAAGTGTTGTGCAAACGATCTTAGGCTTACAATCACGAGCGGTTGATCTTTATAACGAACCCTTTAATACCAGTTCAACACAAATACAACTTACTATTCAAGCGTTACGTGAGAAACAAGAAAATGAACTAATCAATAATCCTACCTTTGGTTTATTGGCATCCATTTCTGATAAACAAACTATAAAATCAGCAAACAACCTTCCAACACCCGATGCACTTGATAGATTAATCTCTCTTCGACGTAATACACAATTTTTATTTGCACATCCTAAAACTATTACCGCATTCGGAATTGAATGCAATAAAGCTGGATTGATTATTCAAAATATTCCATTAGGCGAGAGTTTAGTACCATCTTGGCGCGGTATTCCTATCCTTCCTTGTAGTAAGATCCCTGTTAAAAAGGGTAAAAGCTCTATTCTCGCTATGCGTACGGGTGAAGATAATGGCGGAGTCGTCGGTTTACGTCCAAAAACCCTTCCTGACCAAGTGGAAGCAGGTATAAACCTTCGTTTTATGGGAATTAATGAGCAATCTATCATTTCTTACCTAATCAGTAATTACTTTTCGGTCGCGGTTCTTCTTCCTAATGCCCTCGGTATTCTTAAAGATGTTATCGTGGAAAGCACTGATTAAATAACTTCATCGTGTAAAGTAACGGTTATTAAGTCAAAAGAAACGACTGTATTTTAAGTTGATTTCTTTTTTCCTAATAACCGCTAATAACACATCAATAAACGACGATTTTTACCCCTATTTACGATAAATTTAACCGTATTTTTACCGATAACATCATCTTCCAACACGTAGTATTTTAATCGACACACCTGCCTCTTATTTTTCACCTAAACTTAATCATAGTCATCACTTTAGACCCCCATTAAAAAATCCTAACCTGACTTACAATGAAATATTTCCCACTCAAAGTGAATAGGTTATACTGCCTCTTTATTAAGTCAAGCGTGTCTATTTACCGTGAACATTGAGCCTTGACTAAACAGCTTTTCCATACAATTAGCTCTTTATTTAAGTGAGAAGACTCATGAATAATATCATTTCTGCTTTATTACTCTGCCTTGTTGTATTTGTCAGTGGCTGTGATTCCAACTCAAATTCAACCGATGTAACAGCCTCAAAATCAAAGCCCTTTGATTTAAAAATAGCGCAACAGCATTATGCAGGAATTGATTTAACCATTGCCGATATTAGTGAGCAAAATTATAACAAAGGCTCCGCATTAGCCGTAACACTCACCGTTCCGCTCAACCCAGCCGAAGACTTCCAAGATTTTTTTAAAGTCAGTGATAAAAAAGGACAAGCCATCACGGGAAGCTGGGAGCTTTCAAAAAGTGGCCTCGTGGTTTATTTTCCAACCATTGAACCGTCAAGTGAATATACAGTTGATGTTTTGGGCGGGTTAACCGCAGCAACGGATAAACCATTAGCTCAAGCCACCACTAAAAAAATTAAAACCCGAAAAATGCAGCCGCAATTGCGTTTTGCCAGTAAAGGCTCTGTCTTACCTGCAAAATTAGCCAAAGGCCTTCCTGTTGTCGTCACTAATATTGATGCCATTGATGTTAAATTTTATCGAATTAAAAGCGATAAAATGAATCATTTTTTAAATGAATGGCGCGGACGCGCACAGCAATCTAATTATGAATTACAAAAATACCTGCCTTTTATGGATCTTAGCTATACAGGACGCTTTGATTTAAATCCTCCTAAAAATACCCGCCACAGTACCTATTTAGATTTAGCGGACATTGATGCCTTAAAACAGCCAGGCATTTATTTAGCCACCATGAAAAAAGCGGCTAACTTTAAAGATGAATACCAAGTGACTTATTTTGTGGTCAGTGATTTAGGGCTTCATGCACGAATGTTTCACGATAAATTAAGCGTACAAATAAGTTCATTAACCACAGGAAAAGCGGTTTCTGACGTAGCGTTAACGTTATTCGATAATAATGAAAAAGAATTAGCAAAAACTAAAACCGATTCAGCGGGACAAGCACATTTTGGCAGTCATCACAAAGCAGAATTATTGATTGCACGAGATAACGATCATATTTCAATTTTAAAATTAAATTCACCCGCCCTAGATTTATCGGAATTTAAAGTCGAAGGGCGTGAACAAAAACCGATTGAGATTTTTACCTACAGTCCTCGAGATATTTATCGCCCTGGTGAAACCATTACGTTTAGTGCCATTCTACGCAATGCCGATGCGAAAGCGATTAAATATCCCCCTATCAATGCAGTGATAAAACGCGCAGACGGTCAAAAAATTAAATACTTTACATGGCATCCTCAAGCGGATAGCCAAGGTTATTATCAAACGGATTATCAATTACCCGATAATGCGATGACAGGTAATTGGACACTAGAGTTAGAAACCGCAGGTAAAACCTATCATGCCTATAAATTCAAAGTAGAAGCGTTTTTACCTGAGCGGATGGAGTTATTACTGGGTCAACAACCGCCGCGTGATAACTGGACAACGGGTAATTCCGCCTTAAAAATTCCCGTTTCAGGGCAATACCTCTATGACGCACCCGCCGCTAATAATCGCTTAAGTACCAAGGTGATTATTAAACAAAATCGCCAACCGATTAAAGCCTTAAAAGATTATTATTTTGGCTTAGAAGATGAGAAATCCAAGGTTAAGTTTTATGAGTTAGCGGATATTAATTTAGATGAAAAAGGCTTGGCAACCTTAAACGTCCCTTCACGTTGGAAAAAAGTTAAAAATAGTCCGATGTCTATTAAGGTCATTAATAGTTTATTTGAAACAGGCGGGCGACCTGTCACCCGTTCGATTAATTTTACCTCATGGCCTCAAAAAACTTTACTCGGCATTCGTCCCCAAACACCGCTTACCGATATTCCTGATAGCACGGAAATTAAATTTGATGTCGTTAAAGCCACCGTAGAAGGAACGTTACAAGGAGACAGCGAAATTGTCGCCAAACTAATCAAAGAACAACGTGATTATTACTGGGAATATTCCTATTCAGAAGGCTGGCATTCGGAACATACGGCAAAAAACTATCAGGTTTTTGAAAAACGTTTAACTTTAGACCCTAAAAAAGCCGTGACGTTAACCGTGCCAGTGGAATGGGGATCGTATCTTTTAGTGATTGAAGACGCTAAAACAGGCCAAAAAAGTTCAGTGCGTTTTTATGCAGGCAGTGGCTGGCATGAAACTGAGATTAATCAATCGGCTCGCCCAGAACGGGTTGTAATTGAATTAGATAAAAAGAATTACCACGCGGGTGAAAAGGTCAAACTCAAAGTAACCCCACCTTATACGGGCAATGGTTTTATTAGTGTTGAAAGTGGTGATGAACAATTATGGTTTAAACGCGTTAACGTCCCTGCGGAAGGGTTGAAAATAGAGATTCCTGTTAAAAAAGAATGGGCGCGGCATGATCTCTATATTTCTTCGGTGGTCTTTAGAGCAGGCGATGCCAAAGAGAAAATTACCCCGAATCGAGCCGTCGGTATTGTTCATTTACCGTTAAACCGTGATAATCGTCAGCTTAAAGTCAGTATTGATGCCCCCACGGGAGAAATTCGCCCTGAAACAACGTTAATAAGTACCGTAAAAATTGCAAATTCAAAAGCGGGACAAAAAAACTATGTGACCTTAGCCGCTGTCGATGTCGGCGTATTAAATATTACTAATTATAAAACCCCCGATCCTTTCAAATGGTTTTTTGAACCACGACGCTATAAGGTCGATCAACGGGATATTTATAATCGAATTATTGAATTAGTTGATGGCGGAGTCACAAAAGCCCGTTTTGGAGGGGATGCAGATAAACATGCAGGCGGAGCGCGACCTGATTCAGAAATAAAAATTGTGTCGTTATTTAGTGGCTTAGTTGAAACCGATGCTCAAGGACAGGCACAGATTAAATTAGACATTCCTGATTTTAATGGGCGTTTACGATTAATGGCGATAGCTTTTAATGATGAACAATTTGGAGCAGCCGATACTGAAGTCACCATTGCCGCCCCTGTGATTGCCGAAATTTCCTTACCTCGATTTTTAGCCGCAGGGGATAAAGCGGAATTAACGTTAGATTTACGCAATCAAAGTGGGGAACAGCAAACCTTAAATGTAAAATTTTCAGCCACATCACCTATCACTTTAGTCGATAATAAACCGCTAACAATTACCTTAAACGACAAACAAAAAAACGTATTACGGTTACCTATTATCGCGGGAAATAGTTTGGGGCAATCATTAATTACCCTGCACTTAAATAATGCTCAAGGCGCAAAGGAATTAATTAAATTTAAACGGGAATGGCGATTAGGCACACGTCCTGCTTATCCTGCAACAGCATCCATTCAACGGCGATTAATTAAAGCAGGCGAGTCGGTTGCTATCACCCCGAATTTAAATCAATTATTAATAGAGTCGGCCACCGCGCAACTTAACATTTCAGCGAATCCCCCGATTGCGATAAAAAGTCATTTAAAACAGTTATTGCAATATCCTTATGGCTGTCTTGAACAAACGATTAGCAGCACCTACCCGTGGTTATCCGTTAATAGCCAAACGATTAACGAATGGGGCTTATCTAAAGTATTAATTAATAATAAACCGCTTAATATTAAAGATAAAGCGCGGACTATTGAGCGTAGTATTAGTCGAATAGCAGGAATGCAACGCAGTAATGGCGGCTTTGGTTTATGGTCAAATAACGATCGTGAAGAGCATTGGCTCACCGCTTATGCCGTTGATTTCTTATTGGATGCGAAAGATGAAGGTGCGAGTGTTCCGCAAGAAATGTTGGATAAAGCCCTCAAACGGCTTACGGAATATTTGAATCAACGCGGTAATATGTACGGGCAAGGCTATAGTCAATACCCCAAACATGCGAGTTTTGCTTATAAATCGTATGCGGCTTATGTATTATCGCGGGTAAATCGCGCCCCTTTAGGAACATTACGCAC from Methylococcales bacterium carries:
- the serC gene encoding 3-phosphoserine/phosphohydroxythreonine transaminase, yielding MSRAFNFSAGPSVLPEDVLKQAQTELLDWQGSGLSVMEMSHRGKEFMSIAEAFKADLIELLAIPDNYKVLFLQGGATGQFSFIPQNILRGKTKACYVNTGAWSTKAIKAAKNYCDVILSATGEESNFTDIPALSEWTLDSDAAYLHYTSNETIQGVEFQTIPEIKDIPLVCDMSSNILSRSVDVSRYGLIYAGTQKNMGPSGVTVVIVRDDLIGQVDPSLPDIFDYAKQAKNDSMLNTPATYNWYLVGLVMKWLKAQGGVAAIEKQNKAQATKLYHAIDNSTLYSNPVNTIHRSRMNIPFVLNDAALDKAFLAGATANRLVGLKGHRLVGGMRASIYNAMTDSGIDALIEFMAEFEKTS
- a CDS encoding TonB-dependent receptor — its product is MYKQTVSLLLLVAVNCPLYADNQLEDDVSMEELIGKSFEEIGQYVTTASKMKEKVSKSVATTTVIEQKQIKEMGARNLLDILKTVPGFGVTQSILGTRQIEVRGIRTNNSEKILFLLNGHPLDHQLLGATSNLTYEDLPVGTIKRIEIVRGSSSALYGANAFMAVVNIITQNAKDLDGFHASAGIGSFDTQQYQVSWGKLFDNGFEAALHFNYADTNGIDSPLYTDNSRTLLGTSKLTEERIDFEWQLAYEDFKFDGRYINKKQGTFFGITNILSDDKAEQDFSNYFLKLSREWKINNSFTLDTQLFYDSFDYDVTWNIAPDTYLFPRFSDTRLGGELVATYVFNNTQTLIVGASYAEESHENLKDKIGRTYSSSIDVPHTSAEYKRSRWGVYMQDVWDPIKDFRLTVGLRYDEYSDFGGTLNPRVGFNWEFSEGYSLRFSYGTAYRPPSVGELTLKNNPVILGNSALTPELVETLEGGVIIQPIKGLTLQATYYYTDINKIITPTGTLTLQTYNNTGHIITQGVETEIRYNFMDDFFNGSYLSANGVWQNSIQLDRQLADVPRYRVNLMANWAIDKTWSSFAHVLIKSSTPRNLGDTRDDLAGYAVVNLGILGKNLFNKQFDIGFNIHNLLNKKYYDPAPQNLDFVGDFQAEGISFLGHIDVHF
- a CDS encoding alpha-2-macroglobulin: MNNIISALLLCLVVFVSGCDSNSNSTDVTASKSKPFDLKIAQQHYAGIDLTIADISEQNYNKGSALAVTLTVPLNPAEDFQDFFKVSDKKGQAITGSWELSKSGLVVYFPTIEPSSEYTVDVLGGLTAATDKPLAQATTKKIKTRKMQPQLRFASKGSVLPAKLAKGLPVVVTNIDAIDVKFYRIKSDKMNHFLNEWRGRAQQSNYELQKYLPFMDLSYTGRFDLNPPKNTRHSTYLDLADIDALKQPGIYLATMKKAANFKDEYQVTYFVVSDLGLHARMFHDKLSVQISSLTTGKAVSDVALTLFDNNEKELAKTKTDSAGQAHFGSHHKAELLIARDNDHISILKLNSPALDLSEFKVEGREQKPIEIFTYSPRDIYRPGETITFSAILRNADAKAIKYPPINAVIKRADGQKIKYFTWHPQADSQGYYQTDYQLPDNAMTGNWTLELETAGKTYHAYKFKVEAFLPERMELLLGQQPPRDNWTTGNSALKIPVSGQYLYDAPAANNRLSTKVIIKQNRQPIKALKDYYFGLEDEKSKVKFYELADINLDEKGLATLNVPSRWKKVKNSPMSIKVINSLFETGGRPVTRSINFTSWPQKTLLGIRPQTPLTDIPDSTEIKFDVVKATVEGTLQGDSEIVAKLIKEQRDYYWEYSYSEGWHSEHTAKNYQVFEKRLTLDPKKAVTLTVPVEWGSYLLVIEDAKTGQKSSVRFYAGSGWHETEINQSARPERVVIELDKKNYHAGEKVKLKVTPPYTGNGFISVESGDEQLWFKRVNVPAEGLKIEIPVKKEWARHDLYISSVVFRAGDAKEKITPNRAVGIVHLPLNRDNRQLKVSIDAPTGEIRPETTLISTVKIANSKAGQKNYVTLAAVDVGVLNITNYKTPDPFKWFFEPRRYKVDQRDIYNRIIELVDGGVTKARFGGDADKHAGGARPDSEIKIVSLFSGLVETDAQGQAQIKLDIPDFNGRLRLMAIAFNDEQFGAADTEVTIAAPVIAEISLPRFLAAGDKAELTLDLRNQSGEQQTLNVKFSATSPITLVDNKPLTITLNDKQKNVLRLPIIAGNSLGQSLITLHLNNAQGAKELIKFKREWRLGTRPAYPATASIQRRLIKAGESVAITPNLNQLLIESATAQLNISANPPIAIKSHLKQLLQYPYGCLEQTISSTYPWLSVNSQTINEWGLSKVLINNKPLNIKDKARTIERSISRIAGMQRSNGGFGLWSNNDREEHWLTAYAVDFLLDAKDEGASVPQEMLDKALKRLTEYLNQRGNMYGQGYSQYPKHASFAYKSYAAYVLSRVNRAPLGTLRTLYDHHYKEVKSGLPLTHLGIALFNQGDQIKGKQAIQLGINKPRNDYFYLGDYGSRLRDLTLINYLLNKHPVAPKLVAGLIFQLGDELAHRDYLSTQERNALFRTGVLLKSKPQQAWQGNLVLDASETILKQKGTYHKNFQGDKIPQTVTFNSQATLPLYMRYGVQAYPRTAPAMQMDTIQVERNYYTLQGKRVELKQVKSGDVFVVHLNVTAKKRIKDALIIDLIPAGFEIENQNLENNLKIDRFKIGNETILKMQSYSRVSYEQYLDDRYIAAIDLGKNRSRHVFYLMRAVTKGNFVNPPPYVEDMYRPYIRGIGRTFNNVDIF